In the genome of Variibacter gotjawalensis, one region contains:
- a CDS encoding DUF938 domain-containing protein → MAERSHWFAGGDAAGALHSPATVRNREPILAVLKRHLPETGTVLELAAGSGEHAAFFAAAFPQLAWQPSDPDAAALASIEAHRQATSVPNLRTPLQIDVTAADWPVTVADAILAINMLQVAPRAALGGLMRGAARTLTQGGVLYLYGPYLDGAETADSNIGFDTSLRLRNPGWGLYDWRDVEAAANADGLTLVDRVAMPADNFSLVFRRAADLDADLGADLDNRRDLE, encoded by the coding sequence GTGGCTGAGCGTTCCCATTGGTTCGCTGGTGGCGATGCGGCCGGCGCATTGCACTCGCCCGCGACGGTGCGCAATCGCGAGCCGATCCTCGCCGTCCTCAAACGGCACTTACCGGAAACCGGCACGGTGCTCGAACTCGCCGCCGGCTCCGGCGAACACGCTGCGTTCTTCGCCGCCGCATTCCCGCAGCTCGCGTGGCAGCCGAGCGATCCGGATGCCGCCGCGCTCGCCAGCATCGAGGCGCATCGCCAAGCCACAAGCGTGCCGAACCTGCGAACGCCGCTGCAGATCGACGTCACGGCGGCCGATTGGCCCGTGACCGTGGCGGACGCCATCCTTGCCATCAACATGCTGCAGGTCGCGCCGCGCGCCGCGCTCGGCGGTCTGATGCGCGGTGCCGCGCGCACGCTGACGCAAGGCGGCGTGCTCTATCTCTACGGCCCTTACCTCGATGGCGCGGAAACCGCCGACAGCAACATCGGCTTCGATACGTCGCTGCGCCTGCGTAACCCCGGCTGGGGCCTCTACGATTGGCGCGATGTCGAGGCGGCCGCCAACGCGGATGGCCTCACATTGGTCGACCGCGTCGCCATGCCGGCCGACAATTTCAGCCTGGTTTTCCGCCGTGCCGCGGACTTGGATGCGGACTTGGGCGCAGACTTGGACAACCGCCGGGACCTCGAATAA
- a CDS encoding ABC transporter permease, which yields MNLYAVASIYNFEMARWKRTVLGSIASPVISTSLYFVVFGAAMTFNEIEGVPYGAFIVPGLIMLMLLTQSVSNASFGIYFPRFSGTIYEILSAPVSPFEVVAGYVGAAATKSIILGLLVLATSFFFVSLRIEHPIWMLAFLVLTSVTFSLFGFVIGIWADSFEKLQVIPLLVITPLTFLGGTFYPLKVLPPFWQTVSLFNPVVYLVNGFRWTFFGTADVSIQMSAGATVGFMVACLAIIWWIFRTGYRLKN from the coding sequence ATGAATTTGTACGCCGTCGCTTCGATCTACAATTTCGAAATGGCGCGTTGGAAGCGCACCGTGCTCGGCAGCATTGCTTCGCCTGTGATTTCGACGTCGCTCTACTTCGTCGTCTTCGGCGCCGCGATGACATTCAACGAGATCGAAGGCGTGCCGTATGGCGCGTTCATCGTGCCTGGCCTCATCATGCTGATGCTGCTGACGCAGAGCGTTTCGAACGCCTCGTTCGGCATCTACTTTCCACGCTTCTCCGGCACGATCTACGAAATCCTCTCGGCGCCGGTGTCTCCGTTCGAGGTCGTCGCGGGTTATGTCGGCGCGGCCGCGACGAAATCGATCATCCTCGGTCTCCTCGTGCTTGCGACGTCGTTCTTCTTCGTCTCGTTGCGCATCGAACACCCGATCTGGATGCTCGCGTTCCTCGTGCTGACATCCGTGACGTTCAGCCTGTTCGGCTTCGTCATCGGCATTTGGGCCGACAGCTTCGAGAAGCTGCAGGTGATTCCGCTGCTGGTGATCACGCCTCTGACCTTCTTGGGCGGCACGTTCTATCCGCTCAAAGTGCTGCCGCCGTTTTGGCAGACCGTCAGCCTGTTCAACCCCGTCGTCTATCTGGTCAACGGCTTCCGCTGGACGTTCTTCGGCACCGCCGACGTCTCGATTCAGATGAGCGCCGGCGCGACCGTGGGCTTCATGGTGGCCTGCCTCGCCATCATCTGGTGGATATTTCGCACGGGATATCGCCTTAAGAACTAG
- a CDS encoding ABC transporter ATP-binding protein, with translation MEPIISIKSLSKSYASGFQALKNVSLDIKRGEIFALLGPNGAGKTTLISIVCGIVNPSGGDIKVAGHDIRRDYRATRNLIGLVPQELTTDAFETVWNTVSFSRGLFGKPANPKHIEQVLKDLSLWDKKDSQIITLSGGMKRRVMIAKALSHEPQILFLDEPTAGVDVVLRSDMWGLVERLRQSGVTIILTTHYIEEAENLADTVGVINKGELILVEEKASLMRKLGKKQLTLQLQKKLDALPPSLSAHNLTLGESGEELLYEYDTKGERTGITALLHDLAESGIRFRDLQTKQSSLEDIFVGLVGNGR, from the coding sequence ATGGAACCCATCATTTCGATCAAGAGCCTGTCGAAGTCGTATGCTTCCGGCTTCCAGGCACTGAAGAACGTTTCGCTCGACATCAAACGCGGTGAGATCTTCGCATTGCTCGGCCCGAATGGCGCCGGCAAGACGACGCTCATCAGCATTGTTTGCGGTATCGTCAATCCGAGCGGCGGCGACATCAAAGTCGCCGGCCATGACATTCGTCGTGATTATCGCGCGACGCGAAATCTCATCGGTCTCGTTCCGCAGGAACTCACCACCGACGCGTTCGAGACCGTGTGGAACACGGTGTCGTTCAGCCGCGGCTTGTTCGGCAAACCTGCGAATCCGAAACACATCGAGCAGGTGCTGAAAGACCTGTCTCTGTGGGACAAGAAGGACAGCCAGATCATCACGCTGTCGGGCGGCATGAAGCGCCGCGTGATGATCGCGAAAGCGCTCTCGCACGAGCCGCAGATTCTTTTTCTCGATGAGCCGACCGCAGGTGTCGACGTCGTGCTCCGCAGCGATATGTGGGGTCTCGTCGAGCGCCTGCGCCAATCCGGCGTGACGATCATTTTGACGACGCACTACATCGAAGAAGCCGAGAACCTCGCCGACACGGTCGGCGTCATCAACAAGGGCGAATTGATTCTCGTCGAGGAAAAAGCCTCGCTGATGCGCAAGCTGGGCAAGAAGCAGTTGACGCTGCAGCTGCAGAAGAAGCTCGACGCGTTGCCGCCGTCGCTCTCCGCGCACAATCTCACGCTCGGCGAAAGCGGCGAAGAGTTGCTGTACGAATACGACACGAAAGGCGAGCGCACCGGCATCACGGCGCTGCTGCATGACCTCGCGGAATCCGGCATCCGCTTCCGCGATCTGCAGACGAAACAATCGTCGCTCGAAGATATCTTCGTCGGCCTGGTGGGGAACGGCCGATGA
- a CDS encoding sugar phosphate isomerase/epimerase family protein, with protein sequence MKLSLCNEVISGGRSFAEQCDLAAKLGYAGLEIAPFTLGTEPHRLKKPEIEVARKAMSDAGLRCSGLHWLLVKPDGLSITSDEAGTMKTTRDVMKRLVDLCAELGGEYLVHGSPFQRRLPDKNADAARERAVEAWTLAGEHAARANVIYCIEPLAPPDANFVNTIAEAAEIVRAADNPALRTMMDASAITAHEKQSLEQLAAEWLPTGLIAHIQVNDRNRRGPGQGDVKFAPFFRELRTQNYNGWIAMEPFDYVPDGAGSAARAIGYIQGIIEGTA encoded by the coding sequence GTGAAGCTGTCGCTCTGCAACGAAGTCATTTCGGGCGGCCGCTCGTTCGCCGAGCAATGCGACCTCGCTGCCAAGCTCGGCTATGCGGGCCTCGAAATCGCGCCCTTCACGCTCGGCACCGAGCCGCATCGCTTGAAGAAACCGGAAATCGAAGTCGCGCGTAAAGCCATGAGCGACGCGGGTCTCCGCTGCTCGGGGCTGCACTGGCTGCTCGTCAAACCGGATGGTCTGTCGATCACCAGCGACGAAGCCGGAACGATGAAGACGACGCGTGACGTGATGAAGCGTCTCGTCGATCTCTGCGCCGAACTCGGCGGCGAATATCTGGTGCACGGCTCGCCGTTCCAGCGCCGTCTGCCGGACAAGAATGCGGACGCAGCGCGTGAGCGCGCGGTCGAAGCTTGGACGCTGGCGGGCGAACACGCGGCGCGCGCCAACGTCATTTACTGCATTGAGCCGCTGGCGCCGCCGGACGCGAACTTCGTCAACACCATCGCGGAAGCGGCCGAGATCGTCCGCGCCGCCGATAACCCGGCGCTGCGCACGATGATGGACGCGAGCGCGATCACGGCGCACGAGAAGCAGTCGCTCGAACAGCTCGCAGCCGAATGGCTGCCGACGGGACTCATCGCGCATATCCAAGTCAACGACCGCAATCGCCGTGGTCCCGGGCAGGGCGATGTGAAATTCGCGCCGTTCTTCCGCGAGCTGCGCACGCAGAACTACAACGGTTGGATCGCGATGGAGCCGTTCGACTATGTGCCGGACGGCGCCGGCAGCGCGGCGCGCGCGATTGGCTATATCCAAGGCATCATCGAGGGAACCGCATGA
- a CDS encoding serine/threonine protein kinase yields MDAKRERWNAVRGLFDDLVDRPPPEREQILARSTLAPDIVEETRQLLVAADATGDFMEAKAVEAKPEYSSLKPGERVGAFRIEELIGRGGQGEVYRASRADGAFDQTVALKLLRPEAAQHFERFKTERQILAGLEHPGIARLIDGGIAPDGRPYAAMEYVEGVDIATYCAENNLDLAARLKLFADVCAAVAHAHRNLIVHRDLKPGNILVTRDGQVKLLDFGIARFIKETDQGAMTEAIVTPDYTAPEQLEGRLPTTATDVYALGANLFEVLVGKPPWRIDGSPFPAALRILQDEPPRASQEAAKVSSPPIAPTLLTGDIDAIIAKTMRREPALRYEGASALAEDIGRHLALRPVEARAGDTWYRVRRFLRRRRGALAAVALVLLVAVGGLTAYTWQSYRTAIASERAKAETARAEAVRDYVMLSFRAAGGAGRPGLATAKQVLDSAASELVREADAGTARPELFRVIGELYAEIDDFAAAAPLLERYIKLAPPSETVAIAQAKQSLAVIAVRRGQLDAARRYLTEARAEWMKEPQRFAREIGEADAIEASLLRQNGKREDGIALLRSSTEAARKLLGEDSEILAIRYNNLGVHYIESGQAAEADAAFNEAWRLLEKQGRMRSGTAIAVMSHRAAAQLRAGNVPAAEAMWREAVELRRTLYGPSMALASLQLNYGRLLIVLEKPDEALKVFDEALPAAITFGGPASQIAIILRQSRAVTLLMRDRIDDATAENNEALIQARGTYGERHLYTALGIVTRCAINLRRGDLDAARADADTAESILKELGPSAQVHLDEVAKLRAVIAGAAQQKERP; encoded by the coding sequence ATGGACGCAAAGCGCGAACGCTGGAACGCCGTGCGCGGCCTGTTCGACGATCTCGTCGACCGGCCGCCGCCGGAGCGCGAACAGATTCTCGCGCGCTCGACGCTTGCGCCCGATATCGTCGAAGAGACGCGGCAGCTTCTGGTCGCTGCGGATGCGACCGGCGATTTCATGGAGGCGAAAGCCGTCGAGGCGAAGCCCGAATACTCGTCGCTGAAGCCGGGCGAGCGCGTCGGCGCATTTCGGATCGAAGAGTTGATCGGACGTGGCGGACAGGGCGAGGTCTATCGCGCGTCGCGCGCCGACGGCGCCTTCGATCAAACGGTCGCGCTGAAACTCCTGCGGCCCGAAGCCGCGCAGCATTTCGAGCGCTTCAAGACCGAGCGGCAGATTCTCGCCGGGCTCGAACATCCCGGCATCGCACGCCTGATCGACGGCGGCATCGCGCCGGATGGGCGGCCTTATGCCGCGATGGAGTATGTCGAAGGCGTCGACATCGCGACCTACTGCGCCGAGAACAATCTCGATCTCGCGGCACGGCTGAAGCTGTTCGCCGATGTTTGCGCGGCGGTCGCGCACGCGCATCGCAACTTGATCGTCCATCGCGATCTCAAGCCCGGCAACATCCTGGTGACGCGCGACGGACAGGTGAAGCTGCTCGATTTCGGCATCGCGCGCTTCATCAAGGAAACCGATCAAGGCGCGATGACGGAAGCGATCGTCACGCCGGACTACACGGCGCCGGAGCAGCTCGAAGGCCGCTTGCCGACGACGGCGACGGATGTCTACGCACTCGGCGCCAATCTGTTCGAAGTGCTGGTCGGCAAACCGCCGTGGCGGATCGACGGATCGCCGTTCCCGGCCGCGTTGCGCATCCTGCAGGACGAGCCACCGCGCGCAAGCCAAGAAGCCGCGAAAGTTTCGTCTCCGCCGATCGCGCCGACACTGCTCACCGGTGACATCGATGCCATCATCGCGAAGACGATGCGGCGCGAACCGGCGCTGCGCTACGAGGGCGCGAGCGCACTCGCGGAGGATATCGGCCGGCATCTTGCGTTGCGGCCGGTCGAAGCGCGCGCCGGCGATACGTGGTACCGCGTCCGCCGCTTTCTACGCAGGCGGCGCGGAGCGCTTGCGGCAGTGGCGCTGGTGCTTCTCGTCGCGGTGGGTGGGCTCACGGCTTACACCTGGCAATCCTACCGCACGGCCATCGCGAGCGAGCGCGCCAAGGCGGAGACAGCACGCGCCGAAGCGGTGCGCGACTACGTGATGCTGTCGTTCCGTGCGGCGGGCGGAGCAGGACGTCCGGGTCTTGCCACAGCAAAGCAGGTGCTCGATTCGGCTGCGAGCGAACTCGTGCGCGAGGCCGACGCAGGCACGGCGCGGCCGGAGTTGTTCCGCGTCATCGGCGAACTCTATGCCGAGATCGACGATTTCGCGGCGGCAGCGCCGCTACTCGAGCGCTACATCAAACTTGCGCCGCCGAGCGAGACGGTGGCGATCGCGCAAGCTAAGCAATCGCTCGCGGTGATCGCGGTGCGCCGCGGTCAGCTCGACGCCGCGCGGCGTTATCTCACCGAGGCGCGCGCCGAATGGATGAAGGAGCCGCAGCGGTTCGCGCGCGAGATCGGGGAAGCCGACGCGATCGAAGCATCGCTTCTGCGGCAAAACGGAAAGCGCGAGGACGGCATCGCGCTGTTACGGTCTTCGACGGAGGCTGCGCGAAAACTGCTCGGCGAAGACAGCGAGATCCTAGCCATTCGCTACAATAATCTCGGCGTCCACTACATCGAAAGCGGACAAGCCGCCGAAGCCGACGCGGCATTCAACGAGGCGTGGCGGCTGTTGGAGAAACAAGGCCGTATGCGTTCCGGAACCGCGATCGCGGTCATGTCGCATCGCGCGGCGGCGCAGCTCCGCGCCGGTAACGTGCCCGCAGCCGAGGCGATGTGGCGCGAAGCCGTCGAGCTTCGCCGCACGCTTTACGGACCCTCGATGGCGCTTGCGAGCCTGCAACTCAACTACGGTCGCCTGCTGATCGTGCTGGAGAAGCCCGACGAGGCCCTGAAGGTGTTCGACGAGGCGCTGCCGGCCGCGATCACGTTCGGCGGGCCGGCAAGCCAGATCGCGATCATTCTGCGGCAGAGCCGTGCGGTCACGCTGCTGATGCGGGACCGCATCGACGACGCAACGGCGGAGAACAACGAAGCGCTGATCCAGGCGCGCGGTACTTACGGAGAACGGCACCTCTATACGGCGCTCGGCATCGTGACGCGCTGCGCGATTAATCTGCGGCGCGGCGATCTCGATGCGGCACGCGCCGACGCGGATACGGCTGAA
- a CDS encoding enolase C-terminal domain-like protein gives MTEAPRIRVLAIEPYERTFRLRLPFRFGNTTVTHGTQIIMRARIATQDGREGWGYTSESIASRWFDKNPALSDQQAADQMRTAVLIAQDAYLAAGANTPFGHYADLYNGQIEACAKRGLLPLVASYGPALIDRCIIDAICRLEGISFYRAMQQNVPGMAPHAVAPDLAGFDFAAFLKTLKPANVIEARHTVGLLDPLVASDQKAGERVDDGLPETLEEVIAAYGHRYFKLKVGGDLEADIDRLCRIASVIARVPDYRVTIDGNEQYENAEAALTLWRAIENEPKLKQLAAATLFVEQPIKRQTALEASVAPFAAAKAVIIDESDGEIDTFVRAKALGYAGISSKVCKGFYKSTINRIRCAQWNAAEGHEHYFMSAEDLTVHAGTSVQQDLALVNLLGLRHVERNGHHFIDGFADRPESESRAFLTAHPDLYHEQSGRVRLNIRDGKLNIASLDCVGMGALPTPSVEGLKAMPQPASA, from the coding sequence ATGACGGAAGCGCCGCGCATTCGCGTTCTCGCGATCGAACCGTACGAGCGGACCTTCCGCCTGCGCTTGCCGTTCCGTTTCGGCAACACGACGGTGACGCATGGCACGCAGATCATCATGCGCGCGCGCATCGCGACGCAGGACGGCCGGGAAGGCTGGGGCTACACGTCGGAATCGATCGCCAGTCGCTGGTTCGACAAGAACCCGGCGCTCTCCGACCAGCAAGCCGCCGATCAGATGCGCACCGCCGTGCTCATCGCGCAGGACGCGTATCTCGCTGCCGGAGCGAATACGCCGTTCGGCCACTACGCCGATCTCTACAACGGGCAGATCGAAGCCTGCGCCAAGCGCGGCCTGCTGCCTCTCGTCGCGAGCTACGGCCCGGCGCTGATCGATCGTTGCATCATCGATGCGATCTGCCGCCTCGAAGGCATCAGCTTTTACCGCGCGATGCAGCAAAATGTTCCCGGCATGGCGCCGCACGCCGTCGCGCCGGATCTCGCGGGCTTCGATTTTGCGGCATTCCTCAAAACGCTTAAGCCCGCGAATGTCATCGAGGCGCGCCACACCGTGGGCTTGCTCGATCCGCTGGTCGCGAGCGATCAGAAAGCGGGTGAGCGCGTCGACGACGGCTTGCCGGAGACGCTCGAGGAAGTCATCGCGGCCTACGGCCATCGTTATTTCAAACTCAAAGTCGGCGGCGATCTTGAAGCCGACATCGATCGGCTTTGCCGCATCGCGTCCGTCATCGCGCGCGTGCCGGATTATCGCGTCACCATCGACGGCAACGAGCAATACGAGAATGCCGAGGCGGCGCTCACGTTATGGCGCGCGATCGAGAATGAGCCGAAGCTGAAACAGCTCGCCGCAGCGACCCTGTTCGTCGAACAGCCGATCAAGCGGCAGACCGCGCTCGAAGCGAGCGTCGCGCCTTTCGCCGCCGCGAAAGCTGTCATCATCGACGAGTCGGATGGCGAGATCGACACCTTCGTGCGCGCGAAAGCGCTGGGCTATGCGGGGATCTCGTCGAAAGTCTGCAAGGGCTTCTACAAGTCGACCATCAACCGCATCCGCTGCGCGCAGTGGAACGCGGCCGAGGGGCACGAACATTATTTCATGTCGGCCGAAGATCTCACCGTGCATGCCGGCACGTCGGTGCAGCAGGACCTCGCTCTGGTGAATCTGCTCGGCCTCCGTCACGTGGAACGCAACGGTCATCACTTCATCGATGGATTTGCCGATCGGCCGGAGAGTGAGAGCCGCGCGTTCCTAACCGCGCATCCGGATCTGTATCACGAGCAGAGTGGGCGCGTGCGCCTTAACATCCGCGATGGAAAACTCAACATCGCGTCGCTGGATTGCGTCGGCATGGGCGCATTGCCGACGCCGAGCGTCGAAGGCTTGAAGGCGATGCCTCAGCCGGCTTCGGCGTAG
- a CDS encoding MFS transporter: protein MNRDRLHFLYLNIGHFLDHMFTLIFATVAALALVKEWNLSYGQLLAYATPGFFAFGLFSYPAGWLADKWSRDGMMAVFFVGIGIASIATGFAQTPLQIGIGLFVVGVLAAIYHPVGLAMVTAKWKNTGMRLAVNGVWGNLGVASAALLTGYLIDNAGWRSAFFIPGAISIVIGIFYTVSRWQDIVADRKPAAAPVAGPPMSADLKALLLRISIIVFCTTAVSSIIFQATTFSLPKIFDERLRGVAASFSAWLESLGFPGNADIATMIGAFAFVVFAVASMAQLVVGKFLDVVGPRPVFMVVATMQLIFFFLMPGLKDGLAFAAALGFMLGAFGQIPINDYMIGKVASGEARARVYGVRYVVSFTSLAAALPLIAFVYENWGFDVLFRILSAAALVILLAVSLLPRKLPVAA from the coding sequence ATGAATCGCGATCGCCTGCACTTCCTCTACCTGAATATCGGCCACTTCCTCGATCACATGTTCACGCTGATCTTCGCGACCGTCGCGGCGCTCGCGCTCGTGAAGGAGTGGAACCTCTCCTACGGCCAACTGCTCGCTTACGCGACGCCGGGCTTTTTCGCCTTCGGTCTCTTCTCGTATCCGGCCGGTTGGCTCGCCGATAAATGGAGCCGCGACGGCATGATGGCGGTGTTCTTCGTCGGCATCGGTATCGCGTCGATCGCGACCGGTTTTGCGCAGACGCCGCTGCAGATCGGCATCGGCCTTTTCGTCGTCGGCGTGCTCGCCGCGATCTATCATCCGGTCGGTCTCGCGATGGTGACGGCGAAGTGGAAGAACACCGGCATGCGCCTCGCCGTGAACGGTGTGTGGGGTAATCTCGGCGTCGCCAGCGCCGCGCTGCTCACCGGCTATCTCATCGACAATGCCGGGTGGCGCAGCGCATTCTTCATCCCGGGCGCGATCTCGATCGTCATCGGAATTTTCTACACGGTCTCGCGTTGGCAGGACATCGTCGCGGATCGCAAGCCCGCCGCCGCGCCGGTCGCCGGGCCGCCGATGTCGGCGGACTTGAAAGCGCTGCTGCTGCGCATCTCGATCATCGTTTTCTGCACGACGGCCGTATCGAGTATCATCTTCCAGGCGACGACCTTCTCGCTGCCGAAGATTTTCGACGAGCGCCTACGCGGTGTGGCGGCATCCTTCTCGGCGTGGCTGGAGTCGCTCGGCTTTCCCGGCAATGCCGATATCGCGACGATGATCGGTGCGTTCGCGTTCGTCGTCTTCGCGGTCGCGTCGATGGCGCAACTCGTCGTCGGAAAATTCCTGGACGTCGTTGGCCCGCGCCCGGTCTTCATGGTCGTTGCGACCATGCAGTTGATCTTCTTCTTCCTGATGCCGGGCTTGAAGGACGGGCTCGCCTTCGCGGCGGCGCTCGGCTTCATGCTCGGCGCCTTCGGTCAGATCCCGATCAACGACTACATGATCGGCAAGGTCGCGAGCGGCGAGGCGCGCGCGCGCGTTTACGGCGTCCGTTATGTCGTGAGCTTCACCTCGCTCGCGGCGGCGCTGCCGCTCATCGCCTTCGTCTACGAGAATTGGGGCTTCGACGTGCTGTTCCGCATTCTCTCGGCGGCCGCACTCGTGATCCTGCTGGCGGTGTCGCTGCTGCCGCGCAAGCTTCCAGTCGCGGCGTGA
- a CDS encoding RraA family protein: protein MAIGFKILKCERRVSAETVAKFRTLPVANISDCMFRMTAGGPRLLPMHAGGVMCGPAFTVKCRPGDNLMVHAALNRAEPGDIIVVDAGGDLTNAIIGELMSSYAEHAGFGGFVINGAIRDSGALRASEFPVYAAGITHRGPYKDGPGEINVPIALDGMVINPGDLIIGDDDGLMCVPYEQTEEVYRATKAKFESEEVTLAETRAGKVDRKWVEDLLKKLGCEGA from the coding sequence ATGGCCATCGGGTTCAAGATTCTCAAATGCGAGCGCCGTGTGAGCGCCGAAACGGTGGCGAAGTTCCGCACCCTCCCGGTCGCCAACATCAGCGATTGCATGTTCCGCATGACGGCCGGCGGCCCGCGTCTGCTGCCGATGCACGCCGGCGGCGTGATGTGCGGTCCGGCCTTCACCGTGAAGTGCCGCCCCGGCGATAATCTCATGGTCCACGCGGCGCTCAATCGCGCCGAGCCCGGCGATATCATCGTCGTCGATGCGGGCGGCGATCTCACCAACGCGATCATCGGCGAGCTGATGTCGAGCTACGCCGAGCACGCTGGCTTCGGCGGCTTCGTCATCAACGGCGCGATTCGCGATTCGGGCGCGCTGCGCGCGAGCGAGTTTCCGGTCTATGCGGCCGGCATCACGCATCGCGGTCCGTACAAGGACGGTCCGGGCGAAATCAACGTGCCGATCGCTCTCGACGGCATGGTGATCAATCCGGGCGATCTCATCATCGGCGATGATGACGGTCTGATGTGCGTGCCGTATGAGCAGACCGAAGAGGTTTATCGCGCGACGAAAGCCAAGTTCGAGTCGGAAGAGGTCACGCTCGCCGAGACGCGCGCCGGCAAAGTCGATCGCAAATGGGTCGAGGATCTCTTGAAAAAGCTCGGCTGCGAAGGCGCTTAG
- a CDS encoding PLP-dependent aminotransferase family protein codes for MTDATTFAFPNAFRRGLPEPAARFAGLPKHNFVWGHNDPTQVPAEELAACAEKVLREKGHLLGMYNLGQAPQGYEPLRAFVAEKLKRRSGITTTAADIMLTSGSLQAMDLVNNVMLDPGDTVILEEFTYGGAITKVQKLGVQVVGAPLDEGGIKIDELDRILANLKTKNIKPKYIYTIPTVQNPTGSIMSLERRRQLIGVAKKYGVPIYEDECYADLVWTHERPPAIYSLDPSHVIHIGSFSKSLAPALRIGYIVADWSVLSRILSIKTDAGSGALEQMVVSEYVTDKFDEHVTDLTDALKEKLDVLVDALAQEFGTAAELFVPKGGIFLWLKLPDHVDVRKFTQTALAQGLAFNPGPEWSCNPDSAKSHMRLCFALPSVEQIRDGVAELARICHEETGVPERGRNVKRG; via the coding sequence ATGACCGACGCGACCACCTTCGCATTTCCGAATGCATTTCGCCGCGGGCTGCCCGAACCGGCCGCGCGGTTTGCCGGATTGCCGAAGCACAATTTCGTCTGGGGCCACAACGATCCGACCCAAGTTCCCGCCGAAGAGCTCGCCGCCTGCGCCGAGAAAGTGCTGCGCGAGAAGGGCCATCTGCTCGGCATGTACAATCTCGGTCAGGCGCCGCAGGGTTACGAGCCGCTGCGCGCCTTTGTCGCCGAGAAACTCAAGCGCCGCAGCGGCATCACGACGACGGCGGCCGACATCATGCTGACCTCCGGCTCGCTGCAGGCGATGGATCTCGTCAACAACGTGATGCTCGATCCGGGCGACACCGTGATCCTCGAAGAATTCACCTATGGCGGCGCCATCACGAAGGTCCAGAAGCTCGGTGTCCAAGTCGTCGGCGCGCCGCTCGACGAGGGCGGCATCAAGATCGATGAGCTCGATCGGATTCTCGCGAACCTCAAGACGAAGAACATCAAGCCGAAATACATCTACACGATCCCGACAGTGCAGAACCCGACCGGCTCGATCATGAGCCTCGAACGGCGGCGGCAACTCATCGGCGTCGCCAAGAAATATGGCGTGCCGATTTACGAGGACGAGTGCTACGCCGATCTCGTCTGGACGCATGAGCGCCCGCCCGCGATCTATTCGCTCGATCCTTCGCACGTGATCCACATCGGATCGTTCTCCAAATCGCTCGCGCCCGCGCTGCGCATCGGCTACATCGTCGCGGATTGGAGCGTGCTCAGCCGCATCCTCTCGATCAAGACCGATGCGGGCTCCGGCGCGCTTGAGCAGATGGTCGTCTCCGAGTACGTCACCGATAAATTCGACGAGCACGTCACCGATCTAACCGATGCGCTGAAGGAGAAGCTCGACGTTCTCGTCGATGCGCTCGCGCAGGAGTTCGGCACGGCGGCGGAATTGTTTGTGCCGAAGGGCGGCATCTTCCTGTGGCTGAAATTGCCGGACCATGTCGACGTGCGCAAATTCACGCAAACCGCACTCGCGCAGGGTCTTGCGTTCAATCCGGGTCCCGAATGGTCGTGCAATCCCGATAGCGCGAAGAGCCACATGCGGCTCTGTTTCGCATTGCCGAGCGTCGAGCAAATTCGCGACGGCGTCGCCGAGCTTGCGCGCATCTGCCACGAAGAGACGGGCGTGCCGGAGCGCGGCCGCAACGTGAAACGTGGCTGA